The following are from one region of the Vibrio hyugaensis genome:
- a CDS encoding MMPL family transporter, producing the protein MLKRLNLTSKFRLGSHSLALVWLGIVVLASSLLLTQWLGSEHSPIETNILKLLPENQQNPIAEQAFDAVSSSMSDKVIFVLSAPDKAKLFQAAAAFEQGLQQTQHFTEIVGKISPDKQKAWASYYFKHRFQQLTPEQRVRLTTNPQAQVQHVIQSLYNPFSGVTGQELQTDPFLLFRDYLGQVTQQTSAFYLENGYLFTEKKGQSYLLITATLGGSPYALSTQLAVPEIDQLEHTIANKYGVQTAHTGVLFYADFGTQSAKSEISTIGVFSLLGIVVLFLVVFRSVTPLALALLSISVGLAVALGITTWIFGRVHLFSLVFGASLIGVSIDYAFHYLTERLATGNQWDSRLGLKHIFVAITLGLVTSLIGYLGMLVAPFPGLQQLALFSSIGLIAAYATVVAWYPILATKPSQSAAILPGKRLLSVWLNLWQRPAFKFGLPVLCLAISGYYLAQLKYDDDIRQLQAMPATLKQQEALITQVSGMQASQQMLVVTADSDEALMQRLESLELILVNWQKERLIKGHQSLAQYLGSNQCQQQDFNLISHLYQTQGPALAAGLQLTKVPELQAEFAPITLSQYLSNPVSEPIRFLHLGEIEGRSAAVITLNEVKNLGLVQAFAQSQADVTYLNKAEEISTLFGEYRIKIMELLLAATALIFAVLVKRYGFKHAWRILLPSAIACAGGLASAAAAGSTLNLFNLLGLILILGIGIDYTLFFAEKARSLSTLLAITLSAITTVLSFGLLSLSQTHAIHSFGITVLSGIFIAWLLSPIAIMTEDKSQ; encoded by the coding sequence ATGCTGAAAAGGCTCAATTTGACTTCTAAATTCCGGCTAGGTTCGCACTCACTGGCTTTGGTTTGGTTGGGGATTGTAGTGCTTGCAAGTTCGCTGTTGCTGACGCAATGGCTTGGTAGCGAGCACTCACCAATTGAAACTAACATTCTTAAGCTATTGCCAGAAAATCAGCAAAACCCAATTGCTGAGCAAGCCTTCGACGCGGTTTCTAGCAGCATGAGTGATAAGGTTATTTTTGTTTTGTCGGCGCCAGATAAAGCCAAACTTTTTCAGGCTGCGGCAGCATTTGAGCAAGGCTTACAACAAACTCAGCACTTTACTGAAATTGTCGGCAAAATCTCACCAGACAAGCAAAAAGCATGGGCAAGTTACTATTTCAAGCATCGCTTTCAGCAACTCACTCCTGAACAACGCGTACGATTAACAACAAATCCTCAAGCGCAAGTTCAGCATGTGATTCAATCTCTCTACAATCCCTTTTCTGGTGTGACAGGACAAGAGTTACAAACCGACCCGTTCTTACTCTTCCGTGATTATTTAGGTCAGGTAACTCAACAAACCTCAGCGTTTTATTTAGAAAATGGGTATTTGTTTACCGAGAAGAAAGGCCAATCTTATTTGTTGATCACGGCGACATTGGGTGGCTCACCTTACGCATTATCAACCCAATTGGCGGTGCCTGAAATTGACCAATTGGAACACACCATTGCTAACAAATATGGCGTACAAACGGCACATACTGGTGTGCTGTTTTATGCCGATTTTGGAACCCAGAGCGCGAAGTCAGAAATCAGTACCATCGGCGTATTCTCTCTGCTAGGAATTGTGGTGCTGTTTCTTGTCGTCTTCCGTAGTGTAACGCCATTGGCTTTAGCACTATTGTCTATCTCGGTTGGACTTGCCGTCGCACTAGGTATCACGACATGGATTTTTGGCAGAGTTCACCTGTTTAGCTTGGTTTTTGGCGCGAGTCTGATTGGGGTTTCCATTGACTACGCTTTCCATTATCTAACAGAACGATTAGCCACTGGTAATCAATGGGACAGCCGCTTGGGGCTGAAACACATCTTTGTTGCAATCACACTTGGGCTTGTCACCAGTTTGATTGGCTATTTAGGTATGCTGGTCGCGCCTTTTCCCGGGCTGCAGCAGTTGGCTCTGTTCTCATCGATTGGTTTGATTGCCGCCTATGCGACCGTCGTGGCTTGGTATCCGATATTGGCGACAAAGCCCTCTCAATCGGCCGCAATTTTACCGGGTAAACGCTTGCTCTCAGTTTGGTTAAACTTATGGCAGCGCCCTGCTTTCAAATTCGGTTTGCCTGTGTTGTGTTTAGCCATCAGCGGATACTATCTTGCTCAACTCAAATACGATGATGATATTCGCCAACTGCAAGCCATGCCAGCGACGTTAAAGCAACAAGAAGCCTTGATAACACAAGTGAGCGGCATGCAGGCATCACAACAAATGTTGGTCGTTACTGCTGACTCAGATGAAGCCTTAATGCAGCGCTTGGAAAGCCTTGAGCTGATTTTAGTTAACTGGCAAAAAGAGCGCCTTATCAAAGGCCATCAGAGTTTGGCTCAATACTTAGGTTCGAATCAGTGCCAACAACAAGATTTCAACTTAATCAGCCACTTGTACCAAACTCAGGGGCCAGCATTAGCCGCAGGATTACAACTGACTAAAGTGCCAGAGTTACAAGCTGAATTTGCACCAATCACGCTATCACAGTACCTCAGTAACCCGGTATCAGAACCGATTCGCTTTCTGCATTTAGGTGAGATTGAAGGTAGATCAGCCGCCGTGATTACACTGAATGAAGTTAAGAACCTCGGGCTGGTGCAAGCGTTCGCTCAATCACAAGCTGACGTCACTTACCTAAACAAAGCAGAAGAAATTTCTACCCTGTTTGGCGAATACCGAATCAAAATCATGGAGCTATTGCTGGCAGCGACAGCCTTAATTTTTGCGGTATTAGTCAAACGCTACGGCTTTAAACACGCTTGGCGAATCTTGTTACCGTCTGCCATTGCTTGTGCCGGTGGTCTGGCATCCGCCGCGGCCGCGGGTTCAACGCTCAATCTGTTTAACTTACTTGGCCTGATTTTGATTCTTGGCATTGGTATCGAC